A single window of Triplophysa rosa linkage group LG2, Trosa_1v2, whole genome shotgun sequence DNA harbors:
- the abhd17b gene encoding alpha/beta hydrolase domain-containing protein 17B isoform X1 — protein sequence MNHLSLSELCCLFCCPPCPSKIASKLAFLPPEPTYTLMCDESGSRWTLHLSERADWQYSAREKDAIECFMTRTSRGSRIACMFVRCSPNARYTLLFSHGNAVDLGQMSSFYIGLGSRINCNVFSYDYSGYGASSGKPSEKNLYADVDAAWHALRTRYGIRPENVIIYGQSIGTVPSVDLASRYESAAVILHSPLTSGMRVAFPDTKKTYCFDAFPNIDKISKVTSPVLVIHGTEDEVIDFSHGLALYERCQRPVEPLWVEGAGHNDVELYGQYLERLKQFVAHELVNL from the exons ATGAATCACCTGTCTTTAAGTGAGCTATGCTGCCTCTTCTGCTGCCCTCCATGCCCAAGCAAAATCGCCTCCAAGCTGGCCTTCCTTCCCCCAGAGCCCACTTACACCTTGATGTGCGATGAGAGCGGCAGTCGCTGGACCCTTCACCTGTCTGAGCGTGCCGATTGGCAGTACTCTGCCCGGGAGAAAGATGCCATTGAGTGCTTTATGACCCGGACATCTAGGGGGAGCCGTATAGCCTGCATGTTTGTGCGAtgctctcccaacgctcgctaTACCTTGTTGTTTTCCCATGGTAACGCTGTAGACTTGGGTCAGATGAGTAGCTTCTACATCGGCCTGGGCTCCCGCATCAATTGTAACGTGTTCTCTTATGACTACTCTGGTTATGGAGCAAGCTCAGGAAAGCCCTCGGAGAAAAATTTGTATGCTGATGTGGACGCGGCCTGGCACGCGCTACGAACGAG GTACGGCATCAGGCCGGAGAACGTCATCATTTATGGGCAGAGTATTGGCACGGTTCCTTCGGTTGATCTCGCCTCGCGGTACGAGAGCGCCGCCGTTATTCTCCACTCCCCTCTGACCTCAGGCATGAGGGTGGCTTTTCCTGACACCAAGAAGACATACTGCTTTGATGCATTTCCAAA CATTGATAAAATCTCTAAAGTCACTTCTCCGGTGCTGGTGATCCATGGTACGGAGGACGAGGTGATTGATTTTTCTCATGGGCTGGCCTTGTATGAGCGCTGCCAGCGACCCGTGGAGCCGCTTTGGGTTGAGGGGGCGGGCCACAACGACGTAGAGCTGTATGGACAGTACCTGGAACGCTTGAAACAGTTTGTGGCCCATGAACTCGTCAATTTATAA
- the abhd17b gene encoding alpha/beta hydrolase domain-containing protein 17B isoform X2, with protein sequence MNHLSLSELCCLFCCPPCPSKIASKLAFLPPEPTYTLMCDESGSRWTLHLSERADWQYSAREKDAIECFMTRTSRGSRIACMFVRCSPNARYTLLFSHGNAVDLGQMSSFYIGLGSRINCNVFSYDYSGYGASSGKPSEKNLYADVDAAWHALRTRYGIRPENVIIYGQSIGTVPSVDLASRYESAAVILHSPLTSGMRVAFPDTKKTYCFDAFPKPFHLTHMHLTPSQGCRKRGESEDDSPLTDQGGDCEGTKAQP encoded by the exons ATGAATCACCTGTCTTTAAGTGAGCTATGCTGCCTCTTCTGCTGCCCTCCATGCCCAAGCAAAATCGCCTCCAAGCTGGCCTTCCTTCCCCCAGAGCCCACTTACACCTTGATGTGCGATGAGAGCGGCAGTCGCTGGACCCTTCACCTGTCTGAGCGTGCCGATTGGCAGTACTCTGCCCGGGAGAAAGATGCCATTGAGTGCTTTATGACCCGGACATCTAGGGGGAGCCGTATAGCCTGCATGTTTGTGCGAtgctctcccaacgctcgctaTACCTTGTTGTTTTCCCATGGTAACGCTGTAGACTTGGGTCAGATGAGTAGCTTCTACATCGGCCTGGGCTCCCGCATCAATTGTAACGTGTTCTCTTATGACTACTCTGGTTATGGAGCAAGCTCAGGAAAGCCCTCGGAGAAAAATTTGTATGCTGATGTGGACGCGGCCTGGCACGCGCTACGAACGAG GTACGGCATCAGGCCGGAGAACGTCATCATTTATGGGCAGAGTATTGGCACGGTTCCTTCGGTTGATCTCGCCTCGCGGTACGAGAGCGCCGCCGTTATTCTCCACTCCCCTCTGACCTCAGGCATGAGGGTGGCTTTTCCTGACACCAAGAAGACATACTGCTTTGATGCATTTCCAAA accgtttcatctgACGCACATGCACCTGACCCCCAGTCAGGGGTGCCGTAAGAGGGGTGAAAGTGAGGATGATTCTCCATTAACTGACCAAGGAGGAGATTGTGAAGGGACCAAGGCCCAGCCTTAA
- the lg2h9orf85 gene encoding uncharacterized protein C9orf85 homolog has translation MSSQKGNISRSRGQKHKNATAFKNDKYGASVQVKKAKAKVHDGLCQHCKDVMEWKVKYNKYKPLTQPRKCVKCLQKTVKDAYYIICKPCALKLELCAKCGKKDEIVIPLDQKPEEVEEDSSRQNKGNGQEKTDDDEEEKEEDVDEDFDDIGCGNSDTEAQGK, from the exons ATGAGTTCCCAAAAAGGAAACATTTCCCGTTCGCGAGGACAAAAACACAAGAATGCTACTGCCTTTAAAAACGACAAATACGGTGCAAGCGTTCAAGTTAAG AAAGCCAAAGCAAAGGTTCATGATGGTCtctgccagcattgcaaagatgTCATGGAGTGGAAAGTCAAGTACAACAAATACAAGCCCCTTACACAGCCACGAAAATG TGTAAAGTGTCTTCAGAAAACTGTAAAGGATGCCTACTATATCATATGTAAGCCATGTGCACTTAAATTGGAGCTTTGTGCCAAATGTGGGAAGAAGGACGAGATTGTCATTCC ACTTGACCAGAAGCCGGAAGAAGTAGAGGAGGACAGCAGCAGGCAAAATAAAGGAAACGGGCAGGAAAAAacagatgatgatgaggaggagaAGGAGGAGGATGTTGATGAAGATTTTGACGACATTGGCTGTGGCAATAGTGATACAGAGGCACAAGGAAAGTAA